CGTGCTACCACACATGATGaatttgaaagaggaaaaagagtgACCTCGACGCTCTAAATTGCTAAGAGATGTGTCACCATGCACGACAAAAAAGGGAGCAGATCCACAACTTCAAAAGGCGTTAAGAACACGTAAGAACTTCGATGAAGGCGTTTGATGGCATGATGGTTGTCTGACTGAGACAACCAAAACCGTATGATCATTGGTCGAAATTAGAACTTCGATAGTGACAACAATAAACAACGATAGTAGATGACAGTACGACAGCGTCGTCAACAACAGGTGTAGTAGGAGggacaacaatttttttctcaaaagaattttgtctttgataccatgttaaatatagtgaaaactatgtatTAGATTAATCTCCcattatgttgaatatatatatatatatatatatatatatatatatatatatatatatatatatatatatatatatatatatatataatcctctatttataataaaaaaaataactaagcctaaaatacaaataaaaaataataaaaaactaaataaagataaaataaagataacatATCACAAAGCTTTAcactttttgtttattattgaaCAAAGCAAACatgtaaattatttaacaaatattatttactaGTAAAAAGTCGTATGTCCACTTTTTTAtggtagaaaaataattttgaaattataattataaagtaaatataaatattttttacaattattatataGATTTCATTTATCttgaaatgatttttatttatttaacataaaaatgttaaattttaaaaattataaatagaaaaatgattaaattaaaaaaaaaaccatcatTTGAAGGGTAAATTTGGAAAAACATGTGgacactaaaaaaatatttcttcatttaatatttttttactctgTACTTATTTGCAATGAAACCAATTcacaaacattttattttgtcctctaaaaatgattattattattttaaaattggttgTAATCCATTCTTTTGAATAACTTTGGATGTTTTTATATATTCGATTGAATTTGAACATCCTAAATGGCATTATAGTATGTAAGCACTTATTACGTCTTGTTAATCTTAATGGTCGGCAACGaatttagtgattttttttttcagaaaaagttGTGGTAACCTAGTAAATTTTTATGGGttgaataatcaattttaatttttgaaaaaataaataaatcaattaaaaattaaataaagttgaCTAAAGTTACTGactttttatcatataaaaatcaCTTAATTCGTTATTTAAGTATCCAAACTTCTAACAAATACATAATCATGTTGGAAAGTCATATCACTAAGTAAAAAGAATTTGGAAATTAgttttaatagtaataattgTTTCGTGTTGATAACTAGACACATTAATATATTCATTTGTGTCTTTAGAAAATTGTTTCTTCCAATTTGTGACTTgtgattatgaaaaaaaaaatgttgtaaaggaatgaactaaataaaacatataaataacgACTTAATCAAATGGTATATGAAAATTAcgtactaaataaaaataaataataataataatatattcctCATTAGATAGTTATAGATGAATAATTATTGGCAAAAGTTTAGTTTTCTTCAACTCGTATGACTTAAAACAAAAGTTTCTTAAAATggcttaaatataaataatttattttttatccttaaTATTAGagttactaatatatatatatatatatatatatatatatatatatatatatatatatattaaaataggaAAAGTAAAAACAGAAGAATGAAATGGAGGCCGTTGATAAGAGTCTAAGAAGGTCAAGAAATTCATGGAAGATGAACAATAGACGTTGATATGATTGACTTATTCTctcttaaataattgaaattgttaTGCAAAAGCAAATTAGTTTCCTTCAATTATGGATGacaccaaaaacaaaaaaacaataattttattcaattcaaacGCGGGCCCGTCGCCCGGGCAAAAGACACCGCCTTTACGCTGTACACAGCACACGCTATCACTAATCCATTAATTATTCTCTAAATCAGATTAACACTAATAACTCTtacttaacaaatattaattacttcaaaatccaaaaataataaaccttatatttattgctaaagaaatataattagaGCGATTATTGTTAGCGCGTgcttttacaattatataatttttttttatatttttatttctaatatttcgAATCCTATTGCCCTTGGCTGTTGCAGttgcttcttcatcttcctcttgttaTTCACTCTATTCTCCGACTCTCTCACTCACTCTCTCTTCTTCGCTTCGATTCTTCAGATCTCTTTGCCGATTCCAGGTGATTTTATTTATCCGATctcctttctcttctttcctttttctttctatttacCTATCCGATTcgcctttttttttattatgcgTTTTAGGTTTTCGTTTTCTCTTGTTTTAATCTTGTTTGAGTGCTTTGATTTGATGGTTGTGTTACTTTTTTGAATTGCGATTGATATGAATTATTGTTCTTGTTGACTCGGTATCGATCTGTGGTTGAGTGATTCTGTGGCTTCTCACTCGGATAATTGGATGCGATTAGGCGCGAGCGGTTGCCAAAGTCAACTGTTCTTGTTGCCACGAAAACTGTATTCCGTATGCACTTGTTTGCGgatttaattggtttttgttttctaattatcATAATAGAGACCGGAAAACGCATCTAAATTAGGTGTATCATTTCGATTAGTCTGATTATATATAGGGCATGTACTTTTGAGGTATTGAATTTAAATGTGTTTGTCCAGTTCTTTTGTGTGCTTTGTTCTAGAGTCACGggaatttataaaagttattttcttgCTTGATAtcataatatttctatttttgaattCTTAATGTGCTGGTAATTTAGGTGATTATGGATCTGGGGTTGggatagttttatttattaatagagATTTGCTTCTTCAATTAAATCCCCCCTcccatatttttctttgaattttcacTCGTGATTGAACAATCGGGAGCTGATTGTTTTGTGCTATTAGGTAGAGCATGGCAATGGAAGTTACTCAAGTACTTTTGAATGCTCAATCAATTGATGGGAATGTCCGGAAGCATGCCGAGGACACTCTGCGACAATTTCAGGAGCAAAACCTTCCTGGATTCTTGGTCTCTCTGTCTGGAGAATTAGCAAGTGAAGATAAACCGGTTGATAGCCGAAAGTTGGCAGGTTTAATACTGAAAAATGCTTTGGATGCCAAGGATGAAAGCAGAAAGCAGGAATTGGTTCAAAGATGGTTGTCTCTGGACCCTGTGGCGAAAGCTCAAGTTAAGTCATGCTTGCTGCAAACACTCTCTTCTCTTGCCCTTGAAGCTCGATCTACAGCAACTCAAGTAATTGCTAAAGTTGCTGGAATTGAGCTTCCTCAGAAACAGTGGCCTGAGCTGATCGGGTCACTTCTATCAAATATTCATCAAGTACCTACTCATGTAAAGCAGGCAACTTTGGAGACTCTAGGGTATTTGTGTGAGGAAGTATCTCCTCAGGTTGTTGATCAGGAACaagtaaataaaatacttaCTGCTGTAGTTCAAGGTATGAATGCATCTGAAGGGAATAATGATGTTAGGCTTGCTGCCACAATTGCGTTATACAATGCTCTTGGGTTTGCTCAGGCTAATTTTACCAATGATATGGAGCGTGATTATATAATGAGAGTTGTTTGTGAAACAACTATGTCCCCAGAAGTGAAAATACGTCAAGCAGCCTTTGAATGTTTGGTCTCTATTGCTGCCATGTATTATGAGAAACTAGCTCCTTACATCCAGGATATATATAACATCACGGCAAAGGCTGTTAGGGGTGATGAGGAGCCTGTTGCTCTTCAAGCCATAGAATTTTGGAGTACAATTTGTGATGAGGAGACTGATATCTTGGAAGAATATATAGGTGATTCCAATGGAGACTCTGAAAtaccttgtttttattttataaaacaagcCCTTCCTGCACTTATCCCTCTGCTGCTGGAAACATTACTCAAACAAGAAGAAGATCAGGATCTGGACGAAGGTGCATGGAATATTGCAATGGCAGGTGGTACATGCCTTGGTTTAGTTGCTCGTACTGTTGGGGATGATATTGTGCCACTGGTAATGCCCTTCATTGAGGAGAATATAACCAAACCAGATTGGAGACAAAGGGAGGCAGCCTCTTACGCTTTTGGATCTATCTTGGAGGGGCCTTCCCCTGACAAATTAGCTCCTCTTGTTAACCATGCATTACCATTTATGCTCAGTGCTTTAGTGAAGGACCCAAACAACCATGTGAAAGACACCACTGCTTGGACATTGGGACGAATGTTTGAATTTCTTCACAGTTCAATTGTTGGTACACCAATTATTAATGAGGGAAATTGCCAACAGATTATTACTGTTCTCCTTCAGAGCATGAAGGACGTTCCCAATGTTGCTGAGAAGGCCTGTGGTGCTTTGTATTTTCTTGCCCAGGGTTATGAGGATGTGGGACCAACATCTCCTATAACTCCCTTTTTTCAGGATATTGTTCAATCCCTTCTGACTGTTACTCGCAGAGAGGATGCTACAGAATCGCGGTTGAGAACTTCAGCGTATGAAACACTGAATGAAGTGGTTAGGTGTTCCACAGATGAAACAGCTCCTTTGGTGTTACAACTAGTTTCTGTCATCATGATGGAGCTGCACAAATGTCTTGAAGCACAAAATCTTTCTTCTGATGAACGGGAAAAGCGTAGTGAATTGATAGGCCTTCTCTGTGGGTGCATGCAAGTAATTATTCAGAAGCTAGGGTCTTCAGAAGGTACCAAATATGTCTTCTTGCAGTGTTCTGATCAGATAATGGGACTATTTTTCAGGgtcttttcttttagaaatgcCACTGCGCACGAGGAAGCAATGCTAGCCATTGGAGCCCTTGCCTATGCGATAGGCCCTGATTTTGCGAAATACATGCCAGAATTTTACAAGTTTCTTGACATGGACCTTCAGAACTTTGAGGAGTACCAAGTTTGCGCTGTCACTGTTGGTGTGGTAGGGGACATATGCAGAGCATTGGAGGATAAAATACTGCCTTATTGTGATGGGATTATGACACAACTTCTCAAAAATTTGTCGAGTGATAATTTACACCGTTCTGTGAAGCCCCCCCTGTTTTCATGCATTGGTGATATAGCACTTGCAATAGGagataactttaataaatacttaatgTATGCAATGAACACATTACAACTCGCTGCAGAGATGTATGCCCACACATCaggttttgatgatgaaatgaCAGAATACATTAATTCTTTGAGAAATGGGATATTAGAGGCATATTCTGGGATATTTCAAGGGtttaaaaattcatcaaaatccCAGCTTTTGATTCCTTATGCGCCTCACATCCTCCAGTTTTTGGATAGCATATACATGGAAAAAGACATgtaagaaaggaaaaaatttctttttttttcttctttgatgtGTGTTCATTACTTTTAGTGACTTCATTGCCTCTTTGAATGCAGGGACGAAGTAGTTATGAAAACAGCAATTGGGGTCCTTGGAGATCTAGCTGATACCCTGGGAAGCAATGCTGGTTCTTTAATACAGCAGTCTTTGTCAAGCAGAGACTTTTTGAATGAATGTTTGACCTCAGAAGATCATTTGATTAAGGAATCTGCTGAGTGGGCCAAGTTGGCTATCACTCGAGCTATATCTGTTTGAGGTTCATCGGGATTAGCATATCCATTGTCATAAACTATCTGCATGCATTTGGGTGTCTGAGGTGGGTCTTGGGATTGCATGTGTCAATTTGTCTCCATGGTCAGACAACGTGAAGGTTATCAGTCTGAAGGTCTTCTTGTTGTCACTAACTCTTGCATCATCACCAATGCATCACTGACTTTTGCATGAGCACCATTAAGTCCAGGTCCAGGTCTGTCAAGAGGAAGAAGGTAGCGATGAGTTTGCAAATGTGGGTGTAGGTCTTCATGAAACAAGTAATTGATTGAATGGCTACGGGGAGGCAACTGATTCCTGATTCAGAAACTAAGTTACTCTTAGTTGGAATTGGATGATGAGTTTGGAGTTTGATGCTATGAGAAGATAAACCCATTCGAGCTTGAAAACGGTTTTTCCCTCAACTGATCATGCTTTATTGGAATAGTTGAATTGGCTGGGTTGAACTGGTTTTCATCAACACCACCCAAAGTACTTTATTTCAAGTGaatctcttccttttttttttttttttttttacttttaacctgCATCTTAAACCATTTGTTTTTCATCATCCTATTGTGTATAATTGTCCCTAGGCTGTTGGCCatccatataattttttttttccacataTTACTTTTCCAGGCTGGGGATCGATTGTTATTGATGACCCAGGATGGGAGATTACATCTTTCTAGCATtttgcatttttcattttttttacttgtcaGTTGGTTTCTTAGGGCAAAAATCATCATGCATTCATGAAATCATCAACCTTTAATTCCTTTGTTTTAAAATGCATATGTACATCATATATTGGCTATTCCTGTGGATACAAAAAAGAAACTCGCCGTATATTGTGATGATACCAAAAGAACTAGTGTGGTGGATTGTTGTTGCACTTGTTGGAAGGAGTCGTCTGGGTGTAGCCTGTATTCGTGTTATCTTTCTC
Above is a genomic segment from Vigna radiata var. radiata cultivar VC1973A chromosome 10, Vradiata_ver6, whole genome shotgun sequence containing:
- the LOC106775805 gene encoding importin subunit beta-1 codes for the protein MAMEVTQVLLNAQSIDGNVRKHAEDTLRQFQEQNLPGFLVSLSGELASEDKPVDSRKLAGLILKNALDAKDESRKQELVQRWLSLDPVAKAQVKSCLLQTLSSLALEARSTATQVIAKVAGIELPQKQWPELIGSLLSNIHQVPTHVKQATLETLGYLCEEVSPQVVDQEQVNKILTAVVQGMNASEGNNDVRLAATIALYNALGFAQANFTNDMERDYIMRVVCETTMSPEVKIRQAAFECLVSIAAMYYEKLAPYIQDIYNITAKAVRGDEEPVALQAIEFWSTICDEETDILEEYIGDSNGDSEIPCFYFIKQALPALIPLLLETLLKQEEDQDLDEGAWNIAMAGGTCLGLVARTVGDDIVPLVMPFIEENITKPDWRQREAASYAFGSILEGPSPDKLAPLVNHALPFMLSALVKDPNNHVKDTTAWTLGRMFEFLHSSIVGTPIINEGNCQQIITVLLQSMKDVPNVAEKACGALYFLAQGYEDVGPTSPITPFFQDIVQSLLTVTRREDATESRLRTSAYETLNEVVRCSTDETAPLVLQLVSVIMMELHKCLEAQNLSSDEREKRSELIGLLCGCMQVIIQKLGSSEGTKYVFLQCSDQIMGLFFRVFSFRNATAHEEAMLAIGALAYAIGPDFAKYMPEFYKFLDMDLQNFEEYQVCAVTVGVVGDICRALEDKILPYCDGIMTQLLKNLSSDNLHRSVKPPLFSCIGDIALAIGDNFNKYLMYAMNTLQLAAEMYAHTSGFDDEMTEYINSLRNGILEAYSGIFQGFKNSSKSQLLIPYAPHILQFLDSIYMEKDMDEVVMKTAIGVLGDLADTLGSNAGSLIQQSLSSRDFLNECLTSEDHLIKESAEWAKLAITRAISV